The Paludibacter jiangxiensis DNA window TTGTTGCCAACATGACAGATCACTCCTTTTTCGATGGAGAGGGATAATGAGAGGAATTCGCCATTCAGTTCTGTTGTATGTTCCACGATGGCTTTCGGACTTTGTGCCCAGTTCCATTCCCAGGTGTTGTATCGTTCGGTTTGTAAATCATAGATACTCTCTGTTTCTTCGGAGGAGAAATGCTTGATGCCGGAGAAATATCGTTTTGAGAATTGGCTTGCAAGTTGTTGTAAAAAGCCGATAGGACCCATGTTCTTAAGCGATTCACTCTCTTGCCGGATATTGGTGACTTTGCTGCGTACTGATTTTACCGCTTTGCTTTCTGTTATGTGGGGAGATGTGAGAGCTGTTTCAAGAGCATCAAGGTTGGTATCGTAGAGCAATGTGCCGTGAAAAAGCACGTGAGTGCCGCTGCTGTGTACTGCCGTTCCGGTAATTTTTTTCTGGTTGAGATAGAGATCTTTTCTTATGCCAACCGATGTTTTGACTCCCAGAGAGGAGAGTACGGATACAATTTCAGAGAGCGGATTGTAATCTAGCGGATTGCTTGCTTTAGTTGCGATAAAGCAAAAATTGATATTTCCGCTGTCGTGATAAACAGCTCCTCCGCCCGACAAACGGCGTACTATCTGAATACTTTCCGACAGGCAATAGGGAAGATTGACCTCGGCATAGATGTTTTGGTTGCGCCCCAACACTACGCAAGGGTCGTTGATATAGAAAAACAGAACGTCACAAGGACGTTCTGTTAATAGAAATTGTTCGGATGCAAGATTGAATGACGGCGAATGAGATTCGCTGACAATGATTTGCATGATTATTTTACATTAAAAGCAATGCGTAATTCGTCAATTTCCTTGTCTCCCATCGGTTGCAGCTCGCCAACAGAGGCAGCCATTACCAATGAGTTTGCCGAGAATTCTGCCACTTCGAGGTAGTCGAAAGTGTTGAGCAATTTGTCACCGGTTACCACCACACAGTCGTTGGCTACCAGTACCACACGGTTATGGTTGAACATTTCGGCCATGCCTTCCACATCGCTGTAGAGTGAGCCGAACGGAATGGTAGGAACATCCTGCAGGAAGATCCAGCTTTCGGGAATGGTACGCACATCAAATTTCTGTCCGCTTACCGCATGTGCCATCAGGTTGACCGGTTGGGTTGAGATGATGGAGTTGATATGCGGATTCATTTGGTAGATGCGTTGGTGCAGTGCCACCGAACGGCTTGGTGTTTTACCGGCTTCTGACATGCCATTCTTTATCTGAACGAGATCGCTCGGGGTAATATCCCAACGGGCAACATCGCGCGGAGTAATCAGAAAGTCGTCATCTCTCCAGCGTACGGAAACGGTGCCGTAGGTAGAGATCATCAGGCCCTGGTCGCAGGCACGTCGAATCATTTTCACCATATCGGTACGGATGGCGCGTTCGTCCGAAGGATATTCCACATCCATAAACGGAGTGACATTTTTCGGGAACATATCGATGTATTGAGAAATCTGATCGTCGGTCAGCGTATTTACGTTGCCCAGTTTACCGGCAGCAACGATAGTGCGGCAGCAAAATTCCAGCGTTTCGAAACGTTGATAAGCGTCCATCATGTCTGTGCCGCCCAATACAACGCCGTGGTTCTCCATGATTACCGCGCGGTATTTCGGGTTTTCGAATTCTTTGGCAATTTTCTTACCAAGGTCTTCACTACCGGGACAGCCGTAAGGTGCATAGCCGATTTCACCGCAGATGAAACGAGCCTGAGGAATGATATTGGTGTTGGGTACTTTGCGGGCAATACTGAACGCAACCAGTCCCGGGGGGTGAGCGTGGATAATTGCCCGGAGTTCCGGACGAGCTTCAAAGATTGCTTTGTGGAAAGGATATTCTGACGAAGGCTTGTGCGGACCGACAATGGTTCCGTCTTTTTTGACACACATAATGTCTTTGGTTGTCAACGATCCCTTGTCAACGCCCGAAGGTGTGATCCAGATATCACCGTTGTCATCTCTGATCGAGATGTTTCCACCCGAGGTGGTGGTCATGCCACTCCGGTAAATACGTCCGATAATCACATTGATCTGTTCTACCGGATGCATTAAGTTTACATCTAATTGGTTCATCTTTAAAAATTATATAGTTAAAACACACATTGAAGTGATACTTTCCTGATGAAGCAGGAATTGGTTCCTGCTCGTTTTTTTTATTGCCTTTTTCTTCGATATTTTTCGTTTGTGAGTAAAAAATATCTCGTCTGCTTGCCGTCTATTTTGAGTAATTGCTTAATAAATAGCTTTCTGCCTCCACAGACCAAAGCCCTTTGTTTTTCTTGCAAATATCGGCTAAATTTTTCAAAACCGGGTCTGTTTTTCCTTTTTCTTCGAACTCGGAGATGGCTGTTAACGGAAAATTAATATGGGTGTAGATCAACTTTTTCCCTCCCGGAATTTCAGGCAGGTGATTGGTGGCTTCTGCCACGGCATCCAATCCTCCGATATGGGTCACCAATCCCGCCGGATCGAGCCCTTTCGACATCATTTCCAACGCTTCCACCATATCGGCAGTATTGCCTCCGCTGGTTCCCACCACGTGGGTGTAGGCATAGTGAACGTTGTAGAAGTTGAACGAGGCACTGAAGGTCGGATCGCCCGGGCCTGCAAAGAAGTTGAGGCACCCATCAAACGCCAGAATGGCATCGCCCTGTTCTACTACCGGTTTTACGGGAGCAAACACGAACACGTCGTCGTAGCCGGTTCCGCCACTGATAGCCTTGAGTTCTTCCACCGGATTTTTCATTTTGCCGGTGTTGATATAACGCAGGTCGATGCCGCGCGATTGAGCGAATTCAATTGGAAGTATCGTTGCCGCGCGGTCGAGGCGGGTCTGGTCGACATCGGTCACAACTACCAGCGATGGCTTGCGGTCTTCGCGACGAAGCACGTAGTTGATGGCTGCCAGTCCCATCGGGCCTACACCCGCCAAAATGGCCATTTTGCCACCCTCCACGATTTCCATCTTGTGTACGTAGCTGCCCGGTGTGGTGTGGTAGTTAGCATGCATGGCGCCGATGACGCACGAAAGCGGTTCTGCCAGCGAAGCAGGATAATACCCTTCGCCTTTGTAGGCCAGCAGGCAATTTTTCTCCATCACTTCGTTGGGAATGATGACGTAAGTAGCATCGCCGCCGATGTGCTGATAACTGTAACCCGGAGCACTCAAAACGCCAACGGGTCCGTCTTCGTAGTACAAAGCGGGCTGAATGGAAAATTTGTCGCCGGCTTTGAATTTGTCGGCCCATTTTGCGCCGACTTCCACCAACTCTCCGGCAAACTCGTGGCCGATAATGATGGGGTTCTCGGCAACGTCATCGGGCACACGCTTGTGATCCGTTCCCTGGCTCGAAGCCTTATAGGACGACATGCAAAGAGAGTCGGAAACTACCTTTGCCAATATCTCATTCTCTTTTATCTGCGGCAACTCAAACTCTTCCAAACGAAGATCTTTTTTGCCATATAGTCGTACTGCTTTTGTTTTCATAAGATAGAGAAGCCCCCTAAATCCCCCTCAAGGGGGACTTAAGAATCGGCTGTTAGGATTGTTTTTTTAATAAATTGGATTACAATCTAATGCAGAGTTTATGGGTGTAAAATCGAAATTAAAATAATTACTAATATTCTTGACAAGTTGTTGAAACCAAATAGGAGAAGAAGGCGCTACGTAAATATTTTCAATTAAATTATTGATGTTTACTTCGATTTTTAATCCATCTTCATTTATTCTTATATTGTCATTCACGATAGCTCTCAATTCTTGTTCGTAAGAATAATAGCTCTTCTTGTGCAACATCCTATCTAAATAAGTGCCCCAGTCACCATTCCCGTCATATTTAACAGTTGATAAATAGATATTATCATTTACTTCATTAAGACATTTGTAAAGTTTGGAGTAGGTTGTTTGTAATGCAATGCCATTTTGTGAATTTAAATAGATTTTCCACATTGCATAAGACTCATTCTCATTTATATGCCAACAGTTTACAAAAAATGTCTTCTTTATTTCTTTTCCAAATTGAGTCCATAAAGTTTGACCATCATGACCACATTGAGAATTTCTTTCTGTAACATCTTGTGCTGAAATTGTGCCCTCGAACGAATCTCCAAAACGATCACTTCTTGTGAAATACAAAGTTTTATTCATAATAAAATCGATAAACTTTGTAAAGTCCATGTATTTCCAAATTTTGATTTCTTGATTCTCGGGCGAAAAACAATATTCATGTGGTTCAATCATAGTGAATTAGTTTTTTTGTTGTAAATAGTATGAATTTAAACAACCTTATATAATGCAGACTTATAAGTCCCCCTTGAGGGGGATTTAGGGGGCCTTTAGCTCAGCATTACCTGTCCTCCTGTGATCGGCAAGGCCTGCCCGGTTTCGCCACACTGTTCCATCAGGTAGAGCGCACCTTTGGTAACATCTTCGGGTGAACACCCTTTCTGCATCGGAACTTGTGCCAGATAGAAGTTCTTTACATCTTCTATCGTTTTTGCACCGGGAACTTTGCCAGCACGCAAATATTGCACAAACAAACCGTTGTCAGGATCGCTCCAGAGCGGACCTTCATAGAAATTACCCGGACAAATGGAGTTCACCTTGATGCGGAAGGGAGCCAATTCCAATGCAAATGACTGGGTAAGCCCCACACCGCCGAATTTTCCACCGGCATAGGCGAAGTTGGCCTTGCTGCCGCGCAATCCCGATTTGGAATTGATCTGGATAATGTCGGCGTAATAGTCTGCCGAAGCGTATTTGGTCTGCAATTTCATTATGCGGCTTACTACCTTCGTGCAATAGAAGTAAGCGTTGTAGTTGATCTTGGTCACAAACTCGAAGTTTTCCGGTGTCATGTCGTCCAGACTTCCGGCGCGAAGAACTCCGGCATTGCTCACGAAGCAGTCGATGGCTCCGAAGTTGCAAATGGTTTCGTGCACCAGATTTTCAATGCTCGGTATCTCACTTACGTTGGTTTTTACGAAGATAGCCCGGTTGCTTTTGACCAATTTATTGAAACGTTCCATTGTTGCCATTCCGACGGTGTCGTTCATGTCGGCCACCACGATGTTGGCGCCTTCCTGCAACAGGCAACGGGCAATTCCTTCGCCGAATCCCTGGGCAGCGCCGGTGACGATGATGGTTTTGTTTTCGGCACGACCTTTCGCGCTTCCAGCCGCCACGCTACGACGGTAGTTTTCTACTTCCCAGTTGTCGATAAAGTCGATCTGAGCCTGCGTCATCGGGTGCGGACCGCCGAATGAACCGGCAATCCATGCAATTTTCATCGCATCTTCGAAAACGTCGAGAATAATGTCGCACTGCGCGGCATTATCGCCTACAGCTACCAATCCGATTCCTTGTATCAAAAGGACTTTGGGCAGGTAACCGAACCTTTCTTTGAAGGCGGAAATAGCTTTGGTGGCTTCTGCAAGCACGGCTTCCGGCTCTTCTTCGTTGATGAAAATATAGTTCGATTTGCAATAGACAATGGCATCGGGCGTAAACGGACGGGTAATCTTGGTTTGGTTTTCGGGGCTGTCGTAAAAGTATTTTATCAGTTCGTTTTTGCGGACTTTCAATGTCTTTAACCCCTCTTTCGAGAGCATCATGCGGATACCCGGCAAAATTTGTTCGGTACAGCTACAGGTGGCCCGTGCTTCGGTCGGAACCGGAGCCTGGATCGCTTTTTCGAGCTTGTCTAAAATTTTCGTGTAAAGCACCTTGATCTCTTCAATGCTGTTGGCACCCACAAAAATGCCATGATTTTGCAGCCAGATAATGGCTGGTTCGGCACCACCGTCTTCTTCGCGGAAAGCCTTGATAGCGTCTTCCACTTTTTTGAAAAGTACGTAGCCGGGATCGGTGTATTCGATATATAAAGCCTTTTCTCCAAATATTCTTTTCAGGTCGCTTTCGGCATTTTGCGAGCACATCAAACCGTTGACGGTAGTCGGATGGAGATGCACTACGAAAGCATAATCGATGGCATTGTGCATGGATGTCTCTACCGAAGGACGTTTTCCTTTGGTCAGGGTAGCTGCGGCAAGGTCGTTTTTTACCTCTTCCTCTCGTTTGGCAGCGTTGTCGCTGTATTTTTTGTCGGACATCACGGCTAGTTTGGCTCTGTCGAGTATGGCAAAACCCTCTTCGGTGATGGTTGCCAGAGAGGAACCGCTGGCTTTGACCCAAATCATCTCCTCATTTTTATAGGAAGTGTTTCCTCCTCCGGCAATTACAAATCGACTGTCGCGACCATAAAATTGCGATATTTCAATAAGTTGTTCTATTTCTTTCATTTTCTATCTGTTTTTGCCACAAGACACCAAGTA harbors:
- a CDS encoding lipoate--protein ligase family protein, with translation MQIIVSESHSPSFNLASEQFLLTERPCDVLFFYINDPCVVLGRNQNIYAEVNLPYCLSESIQIVRRLSGGGAVYHDSGNINFCFIATKASNPLDYNPLSEIVSVLSSLGVKTSVGIRKDLYLNQKKITGTAVHSSGTHVLFHGTLLYDTNLDALETALTSPHITESKAVKSVRSKVTNIRQESESLKNMGPIGFLQQLASQFSKRYFSGIKHFSSEETESIYDLQTERYNTWEWNWAQSPKAIVEHTTELNGEFLSLSLSIEKGVICHVGNKCPEALKVKLLGKKLSDLF
- a CDS encoding class II aldolase/adducin family protein, which translates into the protein MNQLDVNLMHPVEQINVIIGRIYRSGMTTTSGGNISIRDDNGDIWITPSGVDKGSLTTKDIMCVKKDGTIVGPHKPSSEYPFHKAIFEARPELRAIIHAHPPGLVAFSIARKVPNTNIIPQARFICGEIGYAPYGCPGSEDLGKKIAKEFENPKYRAVIMENHGVVLGGTDMMDAYQRFETLEFCCRTIVAAGKLGNVNTLTDDQISQYIDMFPKNVTPFMDVEYPSDERAIRTDMVKMIRRACDQGLMISTYGTVSVRWRDDDFLITPRDVARWDITPSDLVQIKNGMSEAGKTPSRSVALHQRIYQMNPHINSIISTQPVNLMAHAVSGQKFDVRTIPESWIFLQDVPTIPFGSLYSDVEGMAEMFNHNRVVLVANDCVVVTGDKLLNTFDYLEVAEFSANSLVMAASVGELQPMGDKEIDELRIAFNVK
- a CDS encoding zinc-binding dehydrogenase, producing the protein MKTKAVRLYGKKDLRLEEFELPQIKENEILAKVVSDSLCMSSYKASSQGTDHKRVPDDVAENPIIIGHEFAGELVEVGAKWADKFKAGDKFSIQPALYYEDGPVGVLSAPGYSYQHIGGDATYVIIPNEVMEKNCLLAYKGEGYYPASLAEPLSCVIGAMHANYHTTPGSYVHKMEIVEGGKMAILAGVGPMGLAAINYVLRREDRKPSLVVVTDVDQTRLDRAATILPIEFAQSRGIDLRYINTGKMKNPVEELKAISGGTGYDDVFVFAPVKPVVEQGDAILAFDGCLNFFAGPGDPTFSASFNFYNVHYAYTHVVGTSGGNTADMVEALEMMSKGLDPAGLVTHIGGLDAVAEATNHLPEIPGGKKLIYTHINFPLTAISEFEEKGKTDPVLKNLADICKKNKGLWSVEAESYLLSNYSK
- a CDS encoding SDR family NAD(P)-dependent oxidoreductase — its product is MKEIEQLIEISQFYGRDSRFVIAGGGNTSYKNEEMIWVKASGSSLATITEEGFAILDRAKLAVMSDKKYSDNAAKREEEVKNDLAAATLTKGKRPSVETSMHNAIDYAFVVHLHPTTVNGLMCSQNAESDLKRIFGEKALYIEYTDPGYVLFKKVEDAIKAFREEDGGAEPAIIWLQNHGIFVGANSIEEIKVLYTKILDKLEKAIQAPVPTEARATCSCTEQILPGIRMMLSKEGLKTLKVRKNELIKYFYDSPENQTKITRPFTPDAIVYCKSNYIFINEEEPEAVLAEATKAISAFKERFGYLPKVLLIQGIGLVAVGDNAAQCDIILDVFEDAMKIAWIAGSFGGPHPMTQAQIDFIDNWEVENYRRSVAAGSAKGRAENKTIIVTGAAQGFGEGIARCLLQEGANIVVADMNDTVGMATMERFNKLVKSNRAIFVKTNVSEIPSIENLVHETICNFGAIDCFVSNAGVLRAGSLDDMTPENFEFVTKINYNAYFYCTKVVSRIMKLQTKYASADYYADIIQINSKSGLRGSKANFAYAGGKFGGVGLTQSFALELAPFRIKVNSICPGNFYEGPLWSDPDNGLFVQYLRAGKVPGAKTIEDVKNFYLAQVPMQKGCSPEDVTKGALYLMEQCGETGQALPITGGQVMLS